Within the Desulfuromonadales bacterium genome, the region TGTCCCCCGCCTCCGCCTTGACTACCCGCAGCCCGCGCTGTTCCAGGACCTTGGCCAGGGCGAAGAGGTTGCGCATGTCGTCATCGACCAGCAGCACCCCCTTGTCGCGCAGGTAGAAGTCCCGGTCGTGCAGGTTGAGGATGACCTGCTGCTGACTCTTGCCCAGTTTGTTCACCACCCGGTGCAGGAAGATGGCGGTTTCATCCACCAGCCTCTCTTCGGACTTGGCCCCCTTGACGATGATCGCTTCGGAGATCTGCCGCAGTTCCCGCTCCTCTTCGCGGGAAAGCTCGCGCCCGGTGTAGACGATCACCGGCAGCGCGGCACAGCGCCCGTCGGCCCGCAATGCCTTAAGCAGCTCGAAGCCGCTCATGTCGGGGAGCCCGAGGTCGAGCACCATGCAGTCGAAGGGTTTCGCCGCCAGGGCCGCCAGGGCGGCGGCGCCGCTCGGCGCGGCGGTGACGGCGATGTCGTCGTGGGCGAGCAGCCGTTCGATACTCCCCCGCAGGTTGTCGTCGTCCTCGACCAGCAGGAGTTCCTTGATGCTCTTGTTGAGGACCGCCTCCAGGTTCTTCAGGCTCCCTTCGAGTTCCTCCCGGGTGGCCGGCTTGCTCAGGAAACCGACCGCTCCCAGGGTATAGGCCTCCCGTGAGGGATCCTCGCAGGAGATGATGTGAACCGGGATGTGGCGAAGTTCGGTGTCGGCCTTGAGGGTCTCCAGCACCTGCCAGCCGCTCATGCCGGGGAGCCGCAGGTCGAGAATGACCGCGGTGGGCAGATGCGCTCGGGCGAGGATGAGCCCCTCCTCACCGGTGAGGGCGCAGATCGTCTTGAAAGCCATGGAGCGGCAGACCTCCCGCAGGGTGGCGGCAAAGGTCGGGTCGTCCTCGATGATCAGGATGGAACGCTCCCCCCGGGCCAGGCTGCCGCGGTCGTCGTCGATGGCGAGCACGGCGGCGGGCCTGGTGACGGCGGCAACGGGCGAGAGCAGCGGCCTTGGCGGGGCGGGTGCCGGTGCCGGAAGCGACGGCTGGGAGTGGCGCTGCGGCAGGCGCAGGGTGAAGGTCGAACCAGCCCCGACGGTGCTTTCCACCGTGATGGTCCCGCCCAGCAGCCCGGCCAGGTTGCGGGCGATGGCCAGTCCCAGGCCGGTCCCGCCGTAGCGGCGGGAAGTGCCGCTCTCCGCCTGCTTGAACGCCTCGAAGATCCCGTGCAGCTTGTCGGCCGGAATACCGATGCCGGTGTCGTGCACCGTGATCACGATTTCCGGCTCCGCGGGGGAGGCGCCGGCCGCGGCGGCAAAGGCGACCTCCACGCTCCCCTGTTCAGTGAACTTCACGGCGTTGGCAACCAGATTGTTCAAAACCTGCTCCAGACGCTGCCGGTCGGTATGGATGGCCTCCGGTGCGTCATCCTCCAGCAGCAGGCGCAGATCGATGCCTTTTTTTCTCGCCAGGGGGAGGAAGCGCGCCTTCAGCGCATCGGCAAGGTCGATGAGCGCCAGCGTCTCCTCGAACAGGTCCATCCGCCCCGCCTCGATCTTGGCGAGGTCGAGGATGTCGTTGATCAGGTTGAGCAGATCGATGCCGCTGTTGTGGATCACCTCCGCCGATTCCACCTGCTTGTCGATAAGGTTGCCGTCGCGGTTTTCCATCAGGTCGCGGCTGAGGATCAGCAGGCTGTTCAGCGGGGTGCGCAGTTCGTGGGACATGTTGGCGAGGAAGTCCGACTTGTACCGGCTGGCCTGTTCCAGATCGTGGGCCTGCTGCTCCAGTTCCCGCTGCGCCTCCTCCAGTTCCCGGTTTTTCTGCAGAATCCGCTCCCGCTGCAGCTCCAGGTCCTGGGTCTTCTCCTCCAACTCCTCGTTGGTCGCCCGCAACTCCTCCTGCTGCTCCTTCAGGAGCCGCTCGGAGCCCCTGAGGGCCTGGGTCTGCTCTTCCAGCTCCTCGTTGGTGGCGGCCAGCTCCTCCTGCTGGACCCGCAGCTCCTCGGCCTGCTCGAGGGTGGTCTGCAGCAGCAGCTGCATCTCCCGGCGCGCCAGGGCCAGGCTGAACCCGGAGCCGAGGATGGCGCCGGCCCGGGAGACGAACTCCTGCTCCAGTTCGGTGAAGGGGGTCAGGGAGGCCAGCTCCACCACCCCCAGCAGGCGTCCCTCGAACATAAAGGGGGCGATGAGCAGATGGCGGGGGAGCGTCGTTCCCACGGCGGAGCCGATGCGCAGGTAATCGGCGGGGATGTCGCTGAGCAGCAGGGTGCGGCGG harbors:
- a CDS encoding response regulator; this translates as MIRRLSLSTRLTAGFLLLLLLTVGVGAVAMLRIDSLAEIHRKTYDHPFTVRSNVLEIRYDIQAMRAHMLSVLLADGTQRPELVAEQFAAIDRDIRKKFQLVQDRYLGPKEDFREMAAAYEDWERAASRVVALLRDGKLEEARNLRRDEVYLRAEKMLAAADTVAEFAANRAARFLAEAKTERERALTAMAALLAFALGASVVISLLIIRSITSPVEKLVTLARDLACGKDLKEQPVLYNDEVGQLEHSFNSIIAASNQVVGQARTIAAGSYAEVIRLRSEEDTLGIALRTMTASLAERERESRAENWLKTGQNQLGENLRSNQELQILAAAVVGFLAERLHSQIGCLYLLDEKAGRLRRQGSYACATEELPAGFALGEGLVGQAAADRRTLLLSDIPADYLRIGSAVGTTLPRHLLIAPFMFEGRLLGVVELASLTPFTELEQEFVSRAGAILGSGFSLALARREMQLLLQTTLEQAEELRVQQEELAATNEELEEQTQALRGSERLLKEQQEELRATNEELEEKTQDLELQRERILQKNRELEEAQRELEQQAHDLEQASRYKSDFLANMSHELRTPLNSLLILSRDLMENRDGNLIDKQVESAEVIHNSGIDLLNLINDILDLAKIEAGRMDLFEETLALIDLADALKARFLPLARKKGIDLRLLLEDDAPEAIHTDRQRLEQVLNNLVANAVKFTEQGSVEVAFAAAAGASPAEPEIVITVHDTGIGIPADKLHGIFEAFKQAESGTSRRYGGTGLGLAIARNLAGLLGGTITVESTVGAGSTFTLRLPQRHSQPSLPAPAPAPPRPLLSPVAAVTRPAAVLAIDDDRGSLARGERSILIIEDDPTFAATLREVCRSMAFKTICALTGEEGLILARAHLPTAVILDLRLPGMSGWQVLETLKADTELRHIPVHIISCEDPSREAYTLGAVGFLSKPATREELEGSLKNLEAVLNKSIKELLLVEDDDNLRGSIERLLAHDDIAVTAAPSGAAALAALAAKPFDCMVLDLGLPDMSGFELLKALRADGRCAALPVIVYTGRELSREEERELRQISEAIIVKGAKSEERLVDETAIFLHRVVNKLGKSQQQVILNLHDRDFYLRDKGVLLVDDDMRNLFALAKVLEQRGLRVVKAEAGDKAISLLREGAGVDLILMDIMMPGLDGYQTTRAIRELGIRTPIIALTAKAMKEDRDKCLAAGADDYLAKPVDTDRLMSMMRVWLYA